The following proteins are co-located in the Poecile atricapillus isolate bPoeAtr1 chromosome 2, bPoeAtr1.hap1, whole genome shotgun sequence genome:
- the SRD5A1 gene encoding 3-oxo-5-alpha-steroid 4-dehydrogenase 1 isoform X1, which yields MGFAGDGGVCALWRRAEGLEERRLLELFSYGLMALGAASALLLCFIPMPYGRYSSRRFGCLVPARPAWALQELPSLLVPLGLAACGGAVATARPNRVLLGCFLLHYAHRALIFPLLIREGKPTPFFTFVLALLFCAFNGYLQGRSLTTYAIYPAGWLCDSRFITGFLGWLIGMAINVHSDHILRNLRKPGETGYKIPRGGMFEYVSGANFFGEILEWFGFALACYTIESLAFALCTLFILGSRARQHHKWYLEKFEDYPKDRKIVIPFLY from the exons ATGGGGTTTGCTGGTGATGGCGGCGTGTGCGCGCTGTGGCGGCGGGCTGAGGGCCTCGAGGAGCGGCGGCTGCTGGAGCTCTTTTCCTACGGGCTGATGGCCCTGGGTGCCGCCTCcgccctgctgctctgcttcatCCCCATGCCCTACGGCCGGTACTCCTCGCGGCGTTTCGGCTGCCTGGTGCCCGCCCGTCCCGCCTGGGCGTTGCAGGAGCTGCCCTCCCTCCTCGTCCCGCTCGGGCTCGCCGCCTGTGGCGGGGCAGTCGCGACCGCCCGGCCCAACCGCGTCCTGCTAGGCTGTTTCCTCCTGCACTACGCGCACAG GGCACTCATCTTTCCTCTTCTGATCCGTGAAGGAAAACCAACACCgtttttcacttttgttttagCGCTTCTGTTTTGTGCTTTCAATGGATACTTGCAGGGCCGAAGCTTAACCACCTATGCAATTTACCCTGCTGGCTGGCTGTGTGATTCACGCTTCATTACAG GTTTTTTAGGGTGGTTGATTGGCATGGCCATCAATGTTCATTCTGATCATATTCTCAGAAATCTGAGAAAACCAGGGGAAACTGGCTACAAGATACCAAGAG GAGGAATGTTTGAGTATGTCAGTGGAGCCAACTTTTTTGGAGagatcctggaatggtttgggtttgccCTTGCCTGCTACACCATTGAAAGCCTTGCATTTGCATTGTGTACTCTCTTCATACTGGGTTCAAGAGCAAGACAACACCACAA atggTACCTTGAGAAATTTGAAGACTATccaaaggacagaaaaattGTCATCCCATTTTTGTACTGA
- the SRD5A1 gene encoding 3-oxo-5-alpha-steroid 4-dehydrogenase 1 isoform X2, giving the protein MGFAGDGGVCALWRRAEGLEERRLLELFSYGLMALGAASALLLCFIPMPYGRYSSRRFGCLVPARPAWALQELPSLLVPLGLAACGGAVATARPNRVLLGCFLLHYAHRALIFPLLIREGKPTPFFTFVLALLFCAFNGYLQGRSLTTYAIYPAGWLCDSRFITGFLGWLIGMAINVHSDHILRNLRKPGETGYKIPRGGMFEYVSGANFFGEILEWFGFALACYTIESLAFALCTLFILGSRARQHHNFDLAISC; this is encoded by the exons ATGGGGTTTGCTGGTGATGGCGGCGTGTGCGCGCTGTGGCGGCGGGCTGAGGGCCTCGAGGAGCGGCGGCTGCTGGAGCTCTTTTCCTACGGGCTGATGGCCCTGGGTGCCGCCTCcgccctgctgctctgcttcatCCCCATGCCCTACGGCCGGTACTCCTCGCGGCGTTTCGGCTGCCTGGTGCCCGCCCGTCCCGCCTGGGCGTTGCAGGAGCTGCCCTCCCTCCTCGTCCCGCTCGGGCTCGCCGCCTGTGGCGGGGCAGTCGCGACCGCCCGGCCCAACCGCGTCCTGCTAGGCTGTTTCCTCCTGCACTACGCGCACAG GGCACTCATCTTTCCTCTTCTGATCCGTGAAGGAAAACCAACACCgtttttcacttttgttttagCGCTTCTGTTTTGTGCTTTCAATGGATACTTGCAGGGCCGAAGCTTAACCACCTATGCAATTTACCCTGCTGGCTGGCTGTGTGATTCACGCTTCATTACAG GTTTTTTAGGGTGGTTGATTGGCATGGCCATCAATGTTCATTCTGATCATATTCTCAGAAATCTGAGAAAACCAGGGGAAACTGGCTACAAGATACCAAGAG GAGGAATGTTTGAGTATGTCAGTGGAGCCAACTTTTTTGGAGagatcctggaatggtttgggtttgccCTTGCCTGCTACACCATTGAAAGCCTTGCATTTGCATTGTGTACTCTCTTCATACTGGGTTCAAGAGCAAGACAACACCACAA CTTTGATCTTGCAATTAGCTGTTGA